A window of Mucilaginibacter paludis DSM 18603 contains these coding sequences:
- a CDS encoding PIN-like domain-containing protein has protein sequence MKFPVTVIDKDLYFQKISALLLDDECVLFIDTNILATFFKLNADARKELLDWMETFTQKDRLKTPTWALNEYTKRFVRKRTGDYLSTGDKLKTIIKEFKEVRKFLSMHVDEESLKLAKYADRPAYIQDLDKVSTTLEKVSGPLRSRKSDYIVKINEDLQRVLEGTVIESDIFSMVEPVGNYGAHRFRTELPPGFEDGHKDFNAYGDLIIWQEILAFCKARNRKKVLILTNDQKPDWMYAPYQLLIKGRRVSNNEPELKIADPRLIYEFRLATYSEELYIINLETLTKIAIEDNRKDLLNVARALQLVKEEETAKEEEEEAVAMEDSSGTLAEETEGPVEEQLGETFAVPEELPSEEATASPVEKAAEPFDTEPAPVARKQPYAQAALADATYISFVDPKIADIVEKLKSHSWYTQNPAIDELAEYVNRGNNSRLYHNDLFVLGRNIYQSATGGAYSAIDLIENKLSRLNMAFKLKSHIVAGMFYEIYFDSQGSFRGHNLKSYLLSDVFAFQTDANYTEAIAFINRELQHHLGELFVLPGNTSNVTVELIVEEVETSWAGTMLGVKDLKIDGESVLKYSELYYHHRLKQTSGESNIKEQIESVFAIPSTQQVLKDNSGKGLPYLFENNAILWRGELPPAAKNVFAADF, from the coding sequence ATGAAATTCCCGGTAACCGTCATTGATAAAGACCTGTATTTCCAGAAGATCTCAGCCCTGCTGCTCGATGATGAATGTGTGCTTTTTATCGACACGAACATCCTGGCCACCTTTTTTAAACTCAATGCCGACGCGAGAAAAGAGCTGCTGGACTGGATGGAGACCTTCACCCAAAAGGACCGTTTAAAAACTCCGACCTGGGCGTTGAACGAATACACCAAACGGTTCGTACGAAAACGGACCGGGGATTACCTGAGTACCGGCGATAAGTTGAAAACCATTATCAAGGAATTTAAAGAGGTCCGCAAGTTCCTGTCCATGCATGTCGACGAAGAAAGCCTCAAACTGGCCAAATATGCTGACCGGCCAGCCTATATCCAGGACTTGGACAAGGTCAGCACGACACTGGAAAAAGTATCCGGTCCGTTAAGGAGCCGCAAATCGGACTATATTGTCAAGATCAACGAAGACCTGCAAAGAGTATTGGAGGGCACGGTCATCGAAAGCGATATCTTCAGCATGGTCGAGCCGGTCGGCAATTATGGGGCTCACCGTTTTCGCACAGAACTTCCCCCCGGCTTCGAAGATGGGCACAAAGACTTTAACGCTTATGGCGACCTGATCATCTGGCAGGAGATCCTGGCCTTTTGCAAAGCGCGGAACCGCAAAAAAGTATTGATCCTGACCAACGACCAAAAGCCGGACTGGATGTATGCACCTTACCAATTACTAATCAAAGGCCGGCGGGTATCCAACAATGAACCGGAACTGAAGATAGCAGACCCCAGGCTGATCTATGAGTTCCGGCTGGCTACCTATTCCGAGGAGCTTTACATCATCAATCTGGAGACTCTGACTAAAATAGCGATCGAAGACAATCGTAAGGACCTGCTGAACGTCGCCCGTGCGCTGCAACTGGTCAAAGAGGAGGAGACCGCCAAGGAAGAAGAGGAAGAAGCGGTTGCCATGGAGGATAGCTCAGGTACCCTAGCTGAGGAAACCGAAGGTCCAGTGGAGGAGCAACTTGGCGAAACATTCGCCGTTCCCGAGGAATTGCCGTCGGAGGAGGCAACAGCCAGCCCCGTGGAGAAAGCGGCTGAGCCCTTTGACACAGAACCGGCACCCGTTGCCCGGAAGCAACCCTATGCGCAAGCTGCACTGGCCGATGCAACGTATATCAGTTTTGTGGATCCCAAGATTGCCGATATCGTTGAAAAGTTAAAATCGCATAGTTGGTATACCCAAAACCCTGCCATTGACGAACTGGCGGAATATGTGAACCGTGGCAACAATAGCCGTCTTTACCACAATGACCTTTTCGTGCTGGGTAGAAATATTTATCAATCGGCGACAGGTGGCGCTTATTCCGCCATAGACCTGATCGAAAATAAATTGAGCCGGCTGAACATGGCATTCAAGTTAAAATCCCATATCGTTGCCGGCATGTTTTACGAAATCTACTTTGACAGCCAGGGTTCGTTCCGCGGGCATAACCTGAAATCCTATTTATTAAGCGATGTTTTTGCTTTCCAGACAGATGCTAATTACACCGAGGCGATCGCATTTATCAACCGCGAGCTCCAGCATCACCTGGGGGAATTGTTTGTTTTGCCTGGCAACACCTCAAACGTCACTGTCGAATTGATCGTGGAAGAAGTAGAAACCAGCTGGGCCGGTACGATGCTCGGGGTTAAAGACCTGAAGATCGACGGGGAAAGCGTTTTGAAATACAGCGAGCTTTATTACCATCACCGTTTGAAGCAAACCTCCGGCGAAAGCAACATCAAAGAGCAGATCGAAAGCGTTTTTGCGATTCCGTCCACACAACAGGTACTGAAAGACAATTCCGGCAAAGGCTTGCCTTATTTGTTTGAGAACAACGCGATCCTTTGGCGGGGAGAGCTACCCCCGGCAGCCAAAAACGTTTTCGCGGCGGATTTTTAA
- the mobC gene encoding conjugal transfer protein MobC, with protein MQTGEDITALRKILDMTRLFSLFVLAIHFYICLYPAFAGWNWTAGITDRIVGNIARTGLFNSLMKPKLFALLLLGISLVGVKGRKEEKIDVKKQSIYISCGLLLYLLNGLAFYCSAVNTVAVLYMLMAVSGYLLILTGGVRLSRLLKVKLDKDVFNKENETFPQQEELLENEYSVNLPTEYNLKGRVRKGWINFINPFRGLLVSGTPGAGKSYFVIRHVITQHIKKGFTMFLYDFKYDDLTRIAYNTLLNNLSAYPVRPKFFVINFDDLSRSHRCNPLDPADMEDISDATEASRTIMLGLNRDWIKKQGDFFVESPINFLTAVIWYLKKYRDGRYCTLPHVIELMQRDYKELFEVIRMEKEIEVLINPFVSAFQNNATDQLEGQIASAKIGLARLSSPQLYYVLSGNDFTLDVNNPKEPKVICVGNNPAKLQTYGAVLSLYISRAIKLVNRKHQRKCSLVFDEFPTIFFNSIDSLIATARSNKVATTLGIQDFSQLKKDYGRDQAEVIMNIVGNIVSGQVTGDTAKQLSERIGKIVQERQSVSINSDDTSTSKSSQLDFAVPAAKISALSSGEFVGMVADDPDNPVELKSFHARVINDHAALKLEEDSYRPMPVIKEVNEDMVEAAYQKIKREVADLVADELTKQKKVQEAMGVQHADHQQEEPAVKKRNSKKSSKPWSA; from the coding sequence ATGCAAACCGGAGAAGACATCACCGCACTACGAAAAATATTGGATATGACCCGATTGTTCAGCCTGTTCGTGCTGGCCATCCATTTTTATATCTGTCTGTATCCCGCCTTTGCCGGCTGGAACTGGACGGCGGGCATCACCGACCGGATCGTGGGCAATATCGCGCGTACGGGCTTATTTAATAGCCTGATGAAACCTAAATTGTTCGCGCTACTCTTACTGGGTATTTCCCTGGTGGGCGTTAAAGGGCGGAAGGAAGAAAAGATCGATGTGAAAAAGCAATCGATCTATATCAGTTGCGGACTGCTGCTCTATTTATTAAACGGACTGGCGTTTTATTGTTCAGCGGTCAACACGGTGGCCGTGCTCTATATGCTGATGGCGGTTAGCGGTTACCTGCTGATCCTGACGGGTGGGGTAAGATTGTCGCGCTTATTGAAAGTCAAGTTGGATAAGGATGTCTTTAATAAGGAGAACGAGACCTTTCCCCAGCAGGAGGAGCTATTGGAAAACGAGTATTCGGTGAACCTGCCGACGGAATACAACCTGAAAGGCCGGGTCCGCAAAGGCTGGATCAATTTCATTAACCCCTTCCGGGGCTTATTGGTGAGCGGTACGCCGGGCGCGGGTAAATCTTATTTTGTGATCCGGCATGTCATTACCCAGCATATCAAAAAAGGCTTTACGATGTTCCTGTATGATTTCAAATACGACGACCTGACGCGGATCGCTTACAATACTTTGCTGAATAATTTAAGCGCCTACCCGGTCAGGCCTAAATTCTTTGTCATTAATTTTGACGACCTGAGCCGCAGCCACCGCTGTAACCCGCTTGATCCGGCAGATATGGAGGATATCAGCGATGCGACTGAGGCGTCGCGCACGATCATGCTGGGGCTGAACCGGGACTGGATCAAAAAGCAGGGGGATTTCTTCGTAGAGTCGCCGATCAATTTCCTGACGGCGGTGATCTGGTACCTGAAAAAATACCGGGATGGCCGCTATTGTACCCTGCCGCACGTGATCGAGCTGATGCAGCGGGATTATAAGGAACTGTTTGAGGTGATCCGCATGGAAAAGGAGATCGAGGTTTTGATCAATCCTTTTGTATCCGCCTTTCAGAATAACGCGACCGACCAGCTGGAGGGCCAGATCGCCAGCGCCAAGATCGGGCTGGCGCGTTTGTCTTCGCCGCAGCTGTATTATGTATTATCCGGCAATGACTTTACGCTGGATGTGAATAACCCGAAGGAACCGAAGGTCATCTGCGTGGGTAATAACCCGGCCAAACTGCAAACTTATGGGGCGGTGCTGTCGCTGTATATTTCGCGGGCCATTAAACTGGTGAACCGCAAGCACCAGCGTAAATGCAGTTTGGTGTTCGATGAGTTCCCGACCATTTTCTTTAATAGCATTGACAGTTTGATCGCGACGGCGCGTTCGAACAAAGTGGCGACCACTTTGGGGATACAGGATTTCTCGCAGCTGAAAAAGGATTATGGGCGTGACCAGGCGGAGGTGATCATGAATATTGTGGGTAATATCGTCAGCGGGCAGGTGACCGGGGATACAGCCAAGCAATTGTCGGAGCGGATCGGCAAGATCGTGCAGGAAAGGCAGAGCGTGTCGATCAATAGTGATGATACGTCGACCAGTAAGTCTTCGCAGCTGGATTTCGCGGTGCCGGCTGCCAAGATATCGGCTTTGTCTTCGGGGGAGTTTGTGGGGATGGTGGCAGATGATCCCGATAACCCGGTGGAATTAAAATCTTTCCATGCCCGGGTGATCAATGACCATGCGGCTTTGAAACTGGAAGAGGATAGTTACCGGCCGATGCCGGTGATCAAGGAGGTGAACGAGGATATGGTGGAGGCTGCGTATCAGAAAATCAAACGGGAGGTAGCTGATCTGGTGGCGGATGAGCTGACGAAACAAAAAAAGGTACAGGAGGCGATGGGCGTCCAGCACGCGGATCATCAACAGGAAGAACCGGCCGTCAAAAAAAGGAATTCCAAGAAAAGCAGTAAGCCCTGGTCGGCTTGA
- a CDS encoding relaxase/mobilization nuclease domain-containing protein: MVVRIVSGKSIRGLLNYNERKVDAGQAELLMASRFGSELDDLGFNEKLNRFEHLTDLNSRVKTNALHIMLNFAPEENPADELLQQVAATYMERIGFGEQPYLVYRHHDAAHSHLHIVTTNIQPDGKRIAVHNLGRTLSEQTRKELEVELGLVKADGRQLKNILGIKAAEPEIAQYGRTPTKRAIANVVTAVTQSYRFTSLAELNAALQQFNVLADRGPEDSAMYERQGLVYSLLDKQGQRIGIPIKASALPYQPTLKNLEKLYAPNKQKREPKKAQLQKTIDQVFGKYHQLSKATFIKDLAKRQVSVVFRQNEQGFTYGVTFVDHRNKTVFNGSDLGKEYSAKASLEKLATYDHPKQPGQQHSFQPNDKQMPEALEPSTGQTESLTGQLIKDLLGRGAQDFMPIIPQQKRKKKKRKTL; this comes from the coding sequence ATGGTTGTAAGGATCGTCAGCGGGAAAAGCATCCGGGGCCTGCTCAATTACAATGAGCGCAAAGTGGACGCCGGGCAGGCGGAACTCTTAATGGCGAGCCGTTTCGGGAGCGAACTGGATGATCTGGGCTTTAACGAGAAATTGAACCGCTTCGAGCATCTGACCGACCTGAACAGCCGGGTGAAAACGAACGCTTTGCATATCATGCTGAATTTCGCGCCGGAGGAAAACCCGGCGGATGAATTGTTGCAGCAAGTGGCGGCTACCTATATGGAACGCATCGGCTTCGGGGAGCAGCCTTACCTGGTCTACCGGCACCATGACGCGGCGCACAGCCATTTACATATCGTAACGACCAATATCCAGCCGGACGGTAAACGCATCGCGGTGCATAATTTGGGCCGTACACTGTCGGAGCAGACGCGCAAAGAACTGGAAGTAGAATTAGGACTGGTCAAAGCGGACGGGCGGCAGCTCAAAAACATCCTGGGCATCAAAGCGGCCGAACCGGAGATCGCGCAATATGGCAGGACGCCGACCAAGCGGGCCATCGCCAACGTGGTGACCGCCGTGACGCAGAGCTATCGCTTCACCTCACTGGCGGAATTGAATGCGGCATTACAGCAGTTCAATGTGCTGGCTGACCGGGGGCCGGAAGACAGCGCGATGTATGAACGTCAGGGGCTGGTCTATTCCCTGCTGGATAAACAGGGGCAGCGGATCGGCATCCCGATCAAGGCCAGTGCGCTGCCTTATCAACCAACTTTAAAGAACCTGGAAAAACTATATGCGCCCAATAAACAAAAACGGGAGCCCAAAAAGGCACAGCTGCAAAAAACCATTGACCAGGTGTTTGGAAAATATCATCAACTCAGCAAAGCGACATTCATAAAAGACCTAGCGAAAAGGCAGGTCAGTGTGGTTTTCCGGCAAAATGAGCAGGGTTTTACCTACGGGGTAACCTTCGTGGATCATCGGAACAAGACGGTTTTCAACGGCAGTGACCTGGGCAAGGAATATAGCGCCAAAGCCTCGCTGGAAAAGCTGGCTACTTATGACCACCCTAAACAGCCGGGCCAGCAGCATAGCTTCCAGCCGAACGACAAGCAAATGCCGGAAGCACTCGAACCGTCGACCGGTCAAACGGAAAGCCTGACCGGGCAGCTGATCAAAGACCTCCTGGGCCGCGGCGCGCAGGATTTCATGCCCATCATCCCGCAGCAAAAACGCAAAAAGAAAAAACGTAAAACTTTATAA
- a CDS encoding plasmid mobilization protein, giving the protein MSRPKATLRDQLYSYPVRTRVDKATQERLEKLLAESACQSLAEVARKILAQEKILCLYKDISMNGVMEELTSIRKELKAIGVSLNQVTKAFHSSKSENQRAFYALRQTELAKTIEQKTDRLLVLVAKLTQKWL; this is encoded by the coding sequence ATGAGCAGACCAAAAGCAACTTTACGTGACCAGCTTTACAGTTACCCTGTCCGCACCCGGGTGGATAAGGCCACACAGGAAAGGCTGGAAAAGCTGCTGGCCGAAAGCGCCTGCCAGTCCCTGGCTGAGGTGGCAAGGAAGATCCTGGCGCAGGAAAAAATCTTATGCCTCTACAAGGATATTTCGATGAACGGCGTGATGGAGGAGCTGACCTCGATCCGCAAGGAACTGAAAGCCATCGGCGTTAGTCTGAATCAGGTGACCAAAGCTTTCCATTCCAGTAAAAGTGAGAACCAGCGGGCCTTTTATGCGCTGCGACAAACGGAGCTGGCGAAAACAATAGAACAGAAAACCGACCGCTTACTGGTGCTGGTCGCTAAACTCACGCAGAAATGGTTGTAA
- a CDS encoding RNA recognition motif domain-containing protein, with amino-acid sequence MIKLFTVGFPKEMDEAALHTFFSDFGDVAAVKIITDQETGSSKGYAFIDFLDEVGANLAIKELDGSTLEGRTLGVRLADKQRRPRVSHELPHQQRSYEKVRQPKGKRPRRQA; translated from the coding sequence ATGATCAAGCTCTTTACCGTCGGCTTTCCCAAGGAAATGGATGAAGCGGCCCTCCATACTTTTTTCAGCGACTTCGGCGATGTGGCCGCGGTCAAGATCATTACCGATCAGGAGACCGGGTCCAGTAAAGGCTATGCGTTCATCGATTTTTTAGATGAAGTAGGCGCCAACCTGGCCATCAAAGAACTGGACGGCTCGACGCTGGAAGGCCGCACCCTCGGCGTGCGCCTGGCGGACAAACAGCGGCGCCCACGGGTAAGTCATGAACTGCCCCATCAGCAGCGGAGCTATGAAAAGGTCAGGCAACCGAAAGGGAAGCGGCCGCGCAGACAAGCTTGA
- a CDS encoding CHC2 zinc finger domain-containing protein, whose protein sequence is MKIGTMISPAFVDNVTAKTDIAELAAEFTELIPKGNSLAGPCPLHGGTGATFTVSPDKQVYKCFKGGSGGNAIKLVMNVQKCSFPEAVVFLAKR, encoded by the coding sequence TTGAAAATAGGAACGATGATATCACCGGCATTTGTCGATAACGTAACGGCCAAGACCGACATCGCGGAACTGGCTGCGGAGTTTACGGAACTGATCCCCAAGGGCAACAGCCTGGCCGGCCCATGTCCCCTACATGGCGGCACTGGTGCTACCTTTACCGTTTCCCCGGATAAACAGGTCTATAAATGTTTCAAAGGCGGCAGCGGCGGGAACGCAATTAAGCTGGTCATGAACGTGCAAAAATGCAGTTTCCCCGAAGCTGTGGTTTTTCTCGCCAAACGTTGA
- a CDS encoding toll/interleukin-1 receptor domain-containing protein translates to MEELTTRISYEKSTLLAHFDETLPKKLIQPAKRNDQDEPDVGIKSYTFKDYHFSGSYQGFLFKSCKFVHCTFEDVWGFFLYFKKCEFTDCEFKNSRFSHGQFGWTELSFYNCKFRNVQIDEGDMDNTIFEKCDFHKFELAEDLFNVHFVSCEFEASMFRSFRYYPPGTEIEEDTKDVTFDSCRIMDCYFNTVDLRNTSIIDSTLYFSVFQDCTLNDETIEIRDIEIRPVYASMDFQTILKSDLNNPEILKAYFNIHAFDYKEKIAQISSQTDYKKIFISYSFKDRAFAAALDDTLRNFGIKTFLWEKDAPGGQYLEDIMTKNVWEHEILLFIASEHSLKSKACQFELSTARQKQEELWKNIFFPIHIDPYLFEVKQNQIRPIEKSPEYWNNIQELKRVNSLDFSQAAKLYLKDRKSFDKFILDKIVKQIQST, encoded by the coding sequence TTGGAAGAATTGACTACAAGGATCAGTTATGAAAAATCAACATTACTGGCGCATTTCGACGAAACTCTACCCAAAAAACTGATTCAACCGGCTAAAAGAAATGATCAGGATGAACCTGACGTAGGAATTAAATCTTATACGTTTAAAGACTATCATTTTTCAGGAAGTTACCAGGGCTTTCTTTTTAAAAGCTGCAAATTCGTTCACTGTACGTTTGAAGACGTTTGGGGTTTCTTTCTCTATTTCAAAAAATGCGAGTTTACGGATTGTGAATTTAAAAACTCCCGGTTCTCTCACGGACAATTCGGCTGGACAGAACTTTCATTCTATAACTGTAAATTCCGCAATGTTCAGATCGACGAAGGAGATATGGACAATACCATATTTGAAAAATGCGATTTTCATAAATTCGAATTAGCGGAAGACTTATTCAATGTACATTTCGTTTCCTGTGAATTCGAAGCTTCGATGTTCAGGTCATTCAGATATTATCCGCCGGGAACTGAAATTGAAGAAGATACCAAAGATGTTACTTTCGATAGCTGCCGTATCATGGATTGCTATTTTAACACTGTAGATTTGCGCAACACTTCCATTATAGATTCCACCTTATACTTTTCCGTTTTTCAGGACTGCACCCTCAATGACGAGACCATCGAAATCAGAGACATTGAAATTCGGCCGGTATATGCCTCGATGGATTTTCAGACCATTCTCAAAAGTGATCTAAACAACCCGGAAATTTTAAAAGCTTATTTCAATATACATGCATTCGATTATAAAGAGAAGATCGCTCAGATCTCTTCGCAAACCGATTACAAAAAGATATTCATCTCTTATAGTTTTAAAGACCGCGCATTCGCAGCAGCACTCGATGATACTTTAAGAAACTTCGGCATAAAAACTTTTTTATGGGAAAAGGATGCGCCCGGTGGTCAGTACCTGGAGGACATCATGACCAAGAACGTATGGGAACATGAGATCTTACTTTTCATCGCCTCTGAGCATTCCCTAAAAAGCAAGGCCTGCCAATTTGAATTATCGACAGCTCGTCAAAAACAGGAAGAACTCTGGAAAAATATCTTTTTTCCCATCCATATAGACCCCTACCTTTTCGAAGTCAAACAAAACCAGATACGTCCTATAGAAAAATCGCCCGAATACTGGAACAACATTCAAGAATTAAAACGGGTTAATTCGCTTGATTTTAGCCAGGCAGCAAAACTGTATTTGAAAGACCGTAAATCGTTCGACAAGTTTATTTTAGATAAAATCGTTAAACAAATTCAATCGACTTGA
- a CDS encoding recombinase family protein, with product MKTAYLYVRVSTDEQADKGYSQRDQQERLKRYCEINSIQVIDVVMEDYSAKTFKRPAWTELLTDLKKRKGKVDHVLFTKWDRFSRNAGDAYMMISKLRLLGVEPQAIEQPLDPSIPENKIMMAFYLAAPEVENDRRALNTFYGMRRARKEGRYMGVAPLGYENKITEYGRKYISIVEEEAEHIRWIFQQLVDGHYAAEQVRKQANERGFKCGSAHFWNIIRNPVYCGKIEVPKFKEEEGYLVQGQHEGIISDKLFFDVQDILTSRAKGAYGAKMVSIDKLPLRGLLICPKCGRMLTGSASKGYSAYYNYYHCQHKCKVRFKAEDANEKFEKVLAGFTIRPERAEIFENELLVEYQNANKHGAFSSSRKDLLKQITEVNVRLSVARKKYYMEETDAADYKIYKAECEAEMVGLEKKLGEMSEGVQKIDKVLHEAVENVSKLQIYWKTYDSMGKRRLFNAVFPEKIWYDGSKYRTVRVNEGIEVIYLKNKELGAFENRKSDLEDHFSAQVAGSRIELPTLGL from the coding sequence ATGAAAACAGCCTATTTATATGTGCGGGTGAGTACCGACGAGCAGGCCGATAAGGGGTATTCCCAGCGCGACCAGCAGGAACGTTTGAAGCGCTATTGCGAGATCAACAGCATCCAGGTCATCGATGTGGTCATGGAAGATTATTCCGCGAAAACCTTTAAACGGCCGGCCTGGACGGAACTGCTGACCGATCTGAAAAAACGTAAAGGTAAGGTCGATCATGTCCTCTTCACCAAGTGGGACCGGTTCAGCCGGAACGCTGGGGACGCCTATATGATGATCAGCAAATTGCGTTTACTGGGTGTTGAGCCGCAAGCCATTGAACAGCCCCTCGATCCCTCTATTCCGGAAAATAAGATCATGATGGCCTTTTACCTGGCCGCGCCCGAAGTAGAGAACGACCGCAGGGCATTGAATACTTTTTACGGGATGCGCAGGGCACGTAAAGAGGGCCGTTATATGGGTGTCGCCCCGCTGGGCTATGAAAACAAGATCACCGAATATGGCCGGAAATATATCTCCATCGTAGAAGAGGAGGCGGAACATATCCGCTGGATATTCCAGCAGTTGGTGGATGGTCATTATGCCGCAGAACAGGTACGTAAACAGGCGAATGAGCGCGGGTTCAAATGTGGCAGCGCTCATTTTTGGAACATCATCCGCAACCCGGTCTATTGCGGGAAGATCGAGGTGCCAAAGTTTAAGGAGGAAGAAGGCTACCTGGTACAAGGGCAACACGAAGGTATCATTTCCGATAAACTCTTTTTTGATGTGCAGGATATCCTGACCAGCCGTGCCAAAGGTGCGTACGGTGCCAAAATGGTGTCGATCGATAAACTGCCGCTGCGGGGACTATTGATCTGCCCGAAATGCGGGCGGATGCTGACCGGCAGCGCCTCGAAAGGCTATAGTGCCTATTATAATTATTACCACTGCCAGCATAAATGTAAAGTGCGGTTTAAGGCGGAAGATGCCAACGAAAAATTTGAAAAGGTATTGGCAGGATTTACCATCAGGCCGGAGAGAGCCGAGATCTTTGAAAATGAATTATTGGTCGAATATCAGAATGCCAACAAACATGGGGCATTTTCCAGCAGTCGTAAAGACCTGTTGAAACAGATCACCGAGGTGAATGTCCGGCTGAGTGTGGCCCGGAAAAAATATTATATGGAAGAGACGGACGCTGCCGATTATAAAATCTACAAAGCGGAGTGTGAAGCGGAGATGGTTGGCCTGGAAAAGAAGTTAGGCGAGATGTCAGAAGGGGTGCAAAAGATCGATAAAGTACTCCATGAAGCGGTCGAAAATGTGTCAAAATTGCAAATTTATTGGAAAACTTACGATTCCATGGGCAAAAGGAGGCTGTTCAATGCGGTGTTCCCGGAGAAAATTTGGTATGACGGAAGCAAATATCGAACTGTTCGGGTCAATGAAGGTATTGAGGTAATCTATCTGAAAAACAAGGAGTTAGGCGCGTTTGAAAACAGAAAAAGTGACCTCGAAGATCACTTTTCTGCTCAAGTAGCGGGGAGCAGGATCGAACTGCCGACCTTAGGGTTATGA